Within Amycolatopsis sp. FDAARGOS 1241, the genomic segment AGCACGATGCCGGAGATGCGGCCGGGGTGGGTCAGTGCGAGGCGCTGCGCCACGAACCCACCGTGCGAGTGGCCGAGGAACAGCGGCTTCTCGAGCCCGAGGTGGTCGAGCAGCGCGAGCACGGCCCGCACGTACCGGTCGCGCGTGTAGCCGTCCGGGTGCGTCGCGAGCCGGCTGGAGCCGCCGGTGCCGATGGGCTCGACGTACACGACCGTGAGGTGCTCCTCGACGGCCGGCATCCGCAGGTAGTCCCACAGGATGCCGGGGCCGCCGGAGTGGGCCACGCACACCGGGCCGGTGCCGTGGACGTGATAGCGCTGCACGACGCCGTCGAGTTCGACGGTGTGGGTGCCGGGGGTCAGGATCACGGGTGGTTCCTCTCGGGGGAAGGCATGAGAACACCCGCACGATGCGCACCGGCCGCGGTTAGTTCGCCGGGCCTGCCGTGACGGTGGCCACAGGCGCGTGGTGCAGCCGCAGTTCTGTCACGCGCCCCTGGTCGCGCGTCATCAACCACGCGACGCCGGGCGGGCAGTGCGCCGGGTCGTCGGCCGGGTTGATCAGGTCCATTTCCCACACGACGACGTCGCGGCCGGCCAGCACGTGCACGGGCCGCTGGCGCACCCCCGCCGCCAGGTCGCCCTCCATGCCGCGCAGCAGGAAGTCGTGGCCGGCGCCCGTCACGCCCGACGCGGTCAGCACCACGTCGTCGGACCACCGGTCGGCGAGAACCTTCGCGAAGTCGCCGCGTTCGGCCGACGCCAGGGTGTCGAGCGCGTCGAGCCGGCTGGCGGCGGTGAGCGCCCCGGCGTCCGCGTGGGCCGAGGCGGCCGTGGCGCGCAGGGCCTCGGCGAGCTGGGCGCGGCCCTGGCTGAGCCGGCTGCGCACGGTGCCCACCGGGATCCCGCACGCCCGCGCGATCGCCTCGTACGACGTGACGCCCAGCGAGAAGTGCCGCAGCAGCACCACGAGCCGCACGGACGGCGACAGGAGGTCGATTGCCTGCCACACCCAATCGCGCAAGGCGTGGTCGTCCAGGAGCTGCTCGGGTGTCGCGAGCGCCGACGC encodes:
- a CDS encoding RNA polymerase sigma factor, giving the protein MSELSDAELTRAAQSGDGTALGVLLARHEAGMRAVALAILGYQPDADDAVQDAAVVAVRRISDIRDPEAVGAWLKMVVRNACRARLRSTRDIPVADGWDLTASALATPEQLLDDHALRDWVWQAIDLLSPSVRLVVLLRHFSLGVTSYEAIARACGIPVGTVRSRLSQGRAQLAEALRATAASAHADAGALTAASRLDALDTLASAERGDFAKVLADRWSDDVVLTASGVTGAGHDFLLRGMEGDLAAGVRQRPVHVLAGRDVVVWEMDLINPADDPAHCPPGVAWLMTRDQGRVTELRLHHAPVATVTAGPAN